From Ancylobacter pratisalsi, one genomic window encodes:
- a CDS encoding MFS transporter yields MTFFLLALAAGLGAANLYYAQPLVALISDDIHLDETLASLVVTIGQVGYILGLLLLVPLGDIVENRRLIGFILICAAAGLALAAFAHTPALFLFAALTFGVGSVVAQVAVPFAAHLSRPEERGRKVGSVVSGLMTGILLARPVSSMLAYWFGWRAVFALAAVMALVLAVGLRFALPRRWPSGGGEGATGGGGSYGALVGSLWALLRDQKLLQRRAAYQAAMFGVFTLFWTAVPLLLTGPAFGFSQKGVAFFALAGAASVFISPVAGWIADRGYSRPATGGALALAIIGFLVTEVGLAQSSVVVLAIGAILLDVAATANLVLGQRAIFMLAPEIRSRLNALYIATFFFGGVLGSAVASPLYASGGWTFVTLAGIGIVALALVYYASEFTRRG; encoded by the coding sequence ATGACCTTTTTTCTGCTGGCGCTCGCCGCCGGCCTCGGCGCAGCTAACTTATACTACGCGCAACCACTGGTGGCGTTGATTTCCGACGACATCCATCTCGACGAGACGCTGGCCAGCCTCGTCGTCACCATCGGGCAGGTCGGCTATATACTCGGCCTCCTGCTGCTGGTGCCTCTCGGCGATATCGTCGAGAACCGCCGCCTGATCGGCTTCATCCTCATCTGCGCCGCGGCGGGGCTCGCCCTTGCCGCTTTCGCACACACGCCGGCGCTGTTCCTCTTCGCCGCGCTGACCTTCGGTGTGGGGTCGGTGGTGGCGCAGGTCGCCGTGCCCTTTGCGGCCCATCTTTCCCGGCCGGAGGAGCGCGGGCGCAAGGTTGGCAGCGTGGTGAGCGGGCTGATGACCGGTATCCTCCTCGCCCGCCCGGTGTCCAGCATGCTCGCCTACTGGTTCGGCTGGCGCGCGGTGTTCGCGCTGGCGGCGGTGATGGCGCTGGTGCTGGCGGTGGGGCTCAGGTTCGCGCTGCCGCGGCGCTGGCCTTCCGGTGGAGGCGAGGGCGCGACGGGGGGCGGGGGCAGCTACGGCGCGCTGGTCGGCTCGCTCTGGGCCCTGCTGCGCGACCAGAAGCTGCTGCAGCGCCGCGCCGCCTACCAGGCCGCCATGTTCGGCGTCTTCACCCTGTTCTGGACCGCCGTGCCGCTGTTGCTGACCGGGCCGGCGTTCGGATTCAGCCAGAAAGGCGTGGCGTTCTTCGCGCTGGCCGGTGCGGCGAGCGTGTTCATCTCGCCGGTCGCGGGGTGGATCGCCGATCGCGGCTATTCCCGCCCCGCGACGGGTGGGGCGCTGGCACTGGCGATTATCGGCTTTCTCGTTACCGAGGTTGGCCTCGCCCAGTCCTCGGTCGTGGTGCTGGCGATCGGCGCGATTCTCCTCGATGTGGCGGCGACCGCCAATCTGGTCCTCGGCCAGCGCGCGATTTTCATGCTGGCGCCGGAAATCCGCTCGCGCCTGAACGCGCTCTATATCGCCACCTTCTTCTTCGGCGGGGTGCTGGGCTCGGCGGTGGCAAGCCCGCTCTACGCCTCCGGCGGCTGGACCTTCGTGACCCTTGCCGGCATCGGGATCGTGGCGCTGGCGCTGGTCTATTATGCCAGCGAGTTCACCCGCCGTGGTTAA
- a CDS encoding vitamin B12-dependent ribonucleotide reductase has protein sequence MRIERRYTKAGRSPYADIAFRKATSEIRNPDGSVVFRLEGIDVPEHFSQVATDILAQKYFRKAGVPARLKKIEEETVPSFLWRGAPDDKALGALPEKERFIGESQATQVFDRLAGTWTYWGWKGGYFDGEEDAQAFFDEHRYMLAMQMAAPNSPQWFNTGLHWAYGIDGPGQGHFYIDYITGKLTRSKSSYEHPQPHACFIQSVGDDLVNEGGIMDLWVREARLFKYGSGTGSNFSALRGEGEKLSGGGRSSGLMSFLKIGDRAAGAIKSGGTTRRAAKMVVVDVDHPDIETYVDWKVKEEQKVAALVTGSKIVARHMKAVMKACVNCDGEGEDCYQPEKNPALKREIRAAKKALVPENYILRVIQFARQGYTDIDFPIYDTDWDSEAYLTVSGQNSNNSVRVDDAFLNAVEADSDWNLVGRTTGKVTKTLKAKELWEKIGHAAWACADPGIQFHTTVNDWHTCPTAGPIRASNPCSEYMFLDDTACNLASLNLLQFRNADGTFDVKSYEHACRLWTVVLEISILMAQFPSKEIAKLSYEYRTLGLGYANIGGLLMTSGIPYDSEPGRAYCGALTAIMTGVSYATSAEMAKELGPFPEYKPNASHMLRVIRNHRRAAYGEKGGYEGLNTNPVPLDHASVPEPLLIDHAKAAWDRALALGEEHGYRNAQTTLLAPTGTIGLVMDCDTTGIEPDFALVKFKKLAGGGYFKIINRAVPEALRTLGYSESQLAEIEAYAVGHGSISQAPAINHSTLRTKGFDDAMLAKIDGSVKAAFDIKFVFNRWTLGDEALAKLGVPADKLVDPAFDLLTFLGFARKDIEAANIHVCGAMTLEGAPYLKVEHYPVFDCANPCGRIGKRYLSVTSHILMMAAAQPFLSGAISKTINMPNDATVEDCKEAYLLSWRLALKANALYRDGSKLSQPLNSQLLADEDEEEDAIEALLDKPAAARTTQVTEKIVEKIVERIVAVHDREKMPDRRKGYTQKAVVGGHKVYLRTGEYDDGRLGEIFIDMHKEGAALRSFINNFAISVSLGLQYGVPLEEYVDAFTFTRFEPAGPVQGNEVIKYATSILDYIFRELAVSYLGRNDLGHVDAGESNFDALGKGVDEGKATPGAAVSAARMVSKGLTRGKSVGLMVVPAGTTPAPSASNVTALRGAVQGATALKAAPEIEEEDVADTSALPWAAPAPAAGPTKAEARAIARAKGYEGEACPECQNFTMVRNGTCLKCETCGSTTGCS, from the coding sequence ATGCGCATCGAGCGCCGCTACACCAAAGCCGGCCGGTCACCCTATGCGGACATCGCGTTCCGCAAGGCGACGAGCGAAATTCGCAATCCTGACGGGTCGGTGGTGTTCCGCCTCGAGGGCATCGACGTGCCCGAGCATTTCTCCCAGGTCGCCACCGACATCCTGGCGCAGAAGTATTTCCGCAAGGCCGGCGTCCCCGCCCGTCTGAAGAAGATCGAGGAGGAGACCGTCCCCTCCTTCCTGTGGCGCGGCGCGCCGGACGACAAGGCGCTCGGCGCCCTGCCCGAGAAGGAGCGCTTCATCGGCGAGAGCCAGGCGACGCAGGTCTTCGACCGTCTCGCCGGCACCTGGACCTACTGGGGCTGGAAGGGTGGATACTTCGACGGCGAGGAGGACGCGCAGGCTTTCTTCGACGAGCACCGCTACATGCTCGCCATGCAGATGGCCGCGCCGAACTCGCCGCAGTGGTTCAACACCGGCCTGCACTGGGCCTATGGCATTGACGGCCCCGGTCAGGGCCACTTCTATATCGACTACATCACCGGCAAGCTGACCCGCTCCAAGTCGTCCTACGAGCATCCCCAGCCGCATGCCTGCTTCATCCAGTCCGTCGGCGACGACCTGGTGAACGAAGGCGGCATCATGGACCTGTGGGTGCGTGAGGCCCGCCTGTTCAAGTACGGCTCGGGCACCGGCTCCAACTTCTCCGCGCTGCGCGGCGAGGGCGAGAAGCTCTCCGGTGGCGGCCGCTCGTCCGGCCTCATGAGCTTCCTCAAGATCGGCGATCGCGCCGCCGGCGCCATCAAGTCGGGCGGCACCACGCGCCGCGCCGCCAAGATGGTGGTGGTCGATGTCGACCATCCCGACATCGAGACCTATGTCGACTGGAAGGTGAAGGAAGAGCAGAAGGTCGCGGCTCTCGTCACCGGCTCGAAGATCGTCGCCCGCCACATGAAGGCGGTGATGAAGGCCTGCGTAAACTGCGACGGCGAAGGCGAGGACTGCTACCAGCCGGAGAAGAACCCCGCGCTGAAGCGCGAGATCCGCGCCGCCAAGAAGGCGCTGGTGCCGGAGAACTACATCCTCCGCGTCATCCAGTTCGCGCGCCAGGGCTACACCGACATCGATTTCCCGATCTACGACACCGACTGGGATTCGGAAGCCTACCTCACGGTCTCGGGCCAGAATTCCAACAATTCGGTGCGCGTCGACGACGCCTTCCTCAACGCCGTGGAAGCCGACAGCGACTGGAACCTCGTCGGCCGCACCACCGGCAAGGTGACCAAGACCCTCAAGGCCAAGGAGCTTTGGGAGAAGATCGGCCACGCCGCCTGGGCCTGCGCCGATCCCGGCATCCAGTTCCACACCACGGTCAACGACTGGCACACCTGCCCCACCGCGGGTCCGATCCGGGCGTCGAACCCGTGCTCGGAATACATGTTCCTCGACGACACCGCGTGCAACCTCGCCTCGCTGAACCTGCTTCAGTTCCGCAACGCCGACGGCACGTTCGACGTCAAGAGCTACGAGCATGCCTGCCGGCTGTGGACCGTCGTGCTCGAAATCTCGATCCTGATGGCGCAGTTCCCCTCGAAGGAGATCGCCAAGCTCTCCTACGAGTACCGCACGCTGGGTCTGGGCTACGCCAATATTGGCGGCCTGCTGATGACCTCGGGCATTCCCTATGATTCCGAGCCCGGCCGCGCCTATTGCGGGGCGCTGACCGCGATCATGACCGGCGTGTCCTATGCCACCTCCGCGGAGATGGCCAAGGAGCTCGGCCCCTTCCCCGAGTACAAGCCGAACGCGTCGCACATGCTGCGCGTCATCCGTAACCACCGCCGCGCCGCCTATGGCGAGAAGGGTGGCTATGAGGGGCTGAACACCAACCCGGTGCCGCTCGACCACGCCAGCGTGCCCGAGCCGCTGCTCATCGACCACGCCAAGGCGGCCTGGGACCGGGCGCTGGCGCTCGGCGAGGAGCATGGCTACCGCAACGCCCAGACCACGCTGCTCGCGCCCACCGGCACGATCGGCCTGGTCATGGACTGCGACACCACCGGCATCGAGCCCGACTTCGCGCTGGTGAAGTTCAAGAAGCTGGCCGGCGGCGGCTACTTCAAGATCATCAACCGCGCCGTGCCGGAGGCGCTGCGCACGCTCGGCTACAGCGAGAGCCAGCTCGCCGAGATCGAAGCCTATGCGGTCGGCCACGGCTCCATCAGCCAGGCCCCGGCGATCAACCATTCGACGCTGCGCACCAAGGGCTTCGACGACGCGATGCTCGCGAAGATCGACGGCAGCGTGAAGGCGGCGTTCGACATCAAGTTCGTCTTCAACCGCTGGACGCTCGGCGACGAGGCGCTGGCCAAGCTCGGCGTGCCGGCCGACAAGCTGGTCGATCCCGCCTTCGACCTGCTCACCTTCCTCGGCTTCGCCCGGAAGGACATCGAGGCCGCGAACATCCATGTCTGCGGCGCGATGACACTTGAGGGCGCGCCCTATCTCAAGGTCGAACACTACCCGGTGTTCGACTGCGCCAATCCCTGCGGGCGCATCGGCAAGCGCTACCTCTCGGTCACCAGCCACATTCTGATGATGGCGGCGGCGCAGCCCTTCCTGTCGGGCGCGATCTCCAAGACCATCAACATGCCGAACGACGCGACGGTCGAGGACTGCAAGGAGGCCTATCTGCTCTCCTGGCGCCTCGCGCTGAAGGCCAACGCGCTCTACCGCGATGGCTCCAAGCTGTCCCAGCCGCTCAACTCCCAGCTCCTCGCGGACGAGGACGAGGAGGAGGACGCCATCGAGGCGCTGCTGGACAAGCCGGCCGCGGCCCGCACCACGCAGGTGACGGAGAAGATCGTCGAGAAGATCGTCGAGCGCATCGTCGCCGTGCACGACCGCGAGAAGATGCCCGACCGCCGCAAGGGCTACACCCAGAAGGCGGTGGTCGGCGGCCACAAGGTCTATCTGCGCACCGGCGAATATGATGACGGCCGCCTCGGCGAGATCTTCATCGACATGCACAAGGAAGGCGCGGCGCTGCGCTCCTTCATCAACAACTTCGCCATCTCGGTGTCGCTGGGCCTGCAATACGGCGTGCCGCTGGAAGAATATGTCGACGCCTTCACCTTCACCCGCTTCGAACCTGCGGGCCCGGTGCAGGGCAACGAGGTCATCAAATACGCGACCTCGATCCTCGACTACATCTTCCGCGAGCTCGCCGTGTCCTATCTCGGCCGCAACGATCTCGGCCATGTCGATGCCGGCGAATCCAACTTCGATGCGCTCGGCAAGGGCGTGGACGAAGGCAAGGCCACTCCCGGCGCCGCTGTCTCCGCCGCGCGTATGGTCTCCAAGGGTCTGACGCGCGGAAAGTCGGTGGGTCTCATGGTTGTGCCCGCCGGCACCACCCCTGCCCCCTCGGCCTCGAACGTCACCGCGCTGCGCGGTGCTGTGCAGGGCGCGACCGCTCTCAAGGCCGCACCCGAGATCGAGGAAGAGGACGTCGCCGACACCAGCGCCCTCCCCTGGGCCGCCCCTGCCCCGGCGGCCGGGCCCACCAAGGCTGAGGCCCGCGCCATCGCCCGCGCCAAGGGCTATGAGGGCGAAGCCTGCCCGGAGTGTCAGAACTTCACCATGGTGCGCAACGGCACCTGCCTGAAGTGCGAGACCTGCGGCTCGACGACCGGCTGCAGCTGA
- a CDS encoding GNAT family N-acetyltransferase yields MPLIPTLTTPRLILRSYTLADFDAYAAMWSEPGVVRFIGGAPLSREVAWARFLRQFGLWHHLGFGGFVVEDRASGVLIGEVGFHDLRRAIVPSLEGTMETGWVLVGAAQGKGLAEEAVRVALGWADTHHAGTRITCMIQSEHAASLHVAGKLGFVPFADTLYNGNEVTLLERPRPSGAG; encoded by the coding sequence ATGCCCCTCATCCCCACGCTGACCACCCCGCGCCTGATCCTCCGCAGCTACACCCTCGCCGATTTCGATGCCTATGCCGCGATGTGGAGCGAGCCCGGCGTGGTGCGGTTCATCGGTGGGGCACCGCTGTCGCGCGAGGTGGCGTGGGCGCGGTTCCTGCGGCAGTTCGGGTTGTGGCACCATCTCGGCTTCGGCGGCTTCGTCGTCGAGGACCGTGCCAGCGGCGTCCTCATCGGTGAGGTCGGGTTCCACGATCTGCGCCGGGCGATCGTCCCCTCGCTCGAAGGCACGATGGAGACCGGCTGGGTGCTGGTGGGCGCGGCGCAGGGAAAAGGTCTCGCGGAGGAAGCGGTGCGCGTCGCGCTTGGCTGGGCGGATACGCACCACGCCGGTACGCGCATCACCTGCATGATCCAGTCCGAGCACGCCGCCTCGCTGCATGTCGCCGGCAAGCTGGGCTTCGTCCCCTTCGCCGACACCCTCTACAACGGCAATGAGGTCACGCTGCTGGAACGCCCGCGTCCATCGGGCGCCGGCTGA
- a CDS encoding cold-shock protein, with translation MSTETGTVKWFNDQKGYGFIQPDGAGKDVFVHISAVQRSGLQGLRDGEKVSFELQTDQRSGKTSAVNLRVG, from the coding sequence ATGTCTACCGAGACCGGCACCGTGAAGTGGTTCAACGACCAGAAGGGCTACGGCTTCATCCAGCCCGATGGCGCGGGCAAGGACGTGTTCGTCCATATCAGTGCAGTGCAGCGCTCCGGCCTTCAGGGTCTGCGCGATGGCGAGAAGGTTTCCTTCGAGCTGCAGACCGACCAGCGTTCGGGCAAGACCTCCGCGGTCAACCTGCGCGTGGGCTGA
- a CDS encoding cold-shock protein — MADTGTVKWFNEQKGYGFIQPDSGGKDVFVHISAVQRSGLQGLRDGEKVSFELQTDQRSGKTSAVDLRPL, encoded by the coding sequence ATGGCTGATACCGGTACCGTCAAGTGGTTCAACGAGCAGAAGGGCTACGGCTTCATCCAGCCCGATAGTGGCGGCAAGGACGTGTTCGTCCACATCAGCGCGGTTCAGCGCTCGGGTCTTCAGGGCCTGCGCGACGGCGAGAAGGTTTCCTTCGAGCTGCAGACCGACCAGCGCTCCGGCAAGACCTCGGCGGTTGATCTGCGCCCGCTCTGA
- a CDS encoding NADP-dependent malic enzyme — translation MASYISDDLRSGAMVYHRLPRPGKLEIQATKPLANQRDLALAYTPGVAAVCEAIAADKNLVAELTARQNLVAVVSNGTAVLGLGNIGPEASKPVMEGKAVLFKKFAGIDVFDIEINALEVDHVVTVVAALEPTFGGINLEDIKAPECFEIEKQLRGKMNIPVFHDDQHGTAIIVAAAIVNSLHIGGKKLEDVKIVTSGAGAAAIATLNLLVTMGARRENIWVTDIEGVVYEGREALMDPYKGVFAQKTDARTLAEVIVGADIMVGLSAGGVLKPEMLKTMNERPLIMALANPTPEIMPDLAREARPDAMICTGRSDFPNQVNNVLCFPFIFRGALDAGATTINEEMKIAAVHAIAELARETPSDVVARAYGGETPVFGATSLIPSPFDPRLILRVAPAVAKAAMDSGVAKRPIADFDVYREELDRFVFRSGLVMKPIFTLAKQSPKRVIYAEGEDERILRAAQVVVEEGIARPILIGRPSVVDTRLERFGLSIRPGVDFDLINPEDDPRYRDYVQTYVELAGRRGVTPELARTLVRTTPTVIAALAVVRGDADTMLCGVEGRFIRHLRHIRTIIGLAPGVRDVAALSMLLTQKGAFFLCDTQVTPEPSADDLAEMAQLAAAHVRRFGIEPRVALLSHSDFGSRDDQSATKMRRTLDLILERSPGLMVDGEMEGDSALMQEMRDRVMPGSRLQGVANILVMPNLDAANISYQMVKVFGDALPVGPILLGTGRPAHVLTPSVTARGVVNMTAIAVVEAQGC, via the coding sequence ATGGCCTCGTATATTTCGGACGATCTGCGCTCTGGCGCGATGGTTTATCACCGCCTGCCGCGCCCCGGTAAGCTGGAGATCCAGGCGACCAAGCCGCTGGCGAACCAGCGCGACCTGGCGCTCGCCTACACCCCCGGGGTCGCCGCGGTCTGCGAGGCGATCGCTGCCGACAAGAATCTCGTCGCGGAACTGACCGCCCGGCAGAACCTCGTCGCCGTGGTCTCGAACGGCACCGCGGTGCTCGGCCTCGGCAATATCGGGCCGGAAGCCTCCAAGCCGGTGATGGAGGGCAAGGCGGTCCTCTTCAAGAAATTTGCCGGCATCGACGTGTTCGATATCGAGATCAACGCGCTTGAGGTCGACCATGTGGTCACCGTCGTCGCCGCGCTGGAGCCGACCTTCGGCGGGATCAACCTTGAGGACATCAAGGCACCCGAGTGCTTCGAGATCGAGAAGCAGCTGCGCGGCAAGATGAACATTCCGGTGTTCCACGACGACCAGCACGGCACCGCGATCATCGTGGCGGCGGCGATCGTCAATTCTCTGCATATCGGCGGCAAGAAGCTGGAGGACGTGAAGATCGTCACCTCCGGCGCCGGTGCCGCCGCGATCGCGACGCTGAACCTGCTCGTCACCATGGGCGCGCGGCGCGAGAATATCTGGGTCACCGATATCGAAGGCGTGGTCTATGAAGGCCGCGAGGCGCTGATGGACCCCTATAAGGGGGTGTTCGCGCAGAAGACCGACGCACGCACGCTCGCCGAGGTGATCGTGGGCGCCGACATCATGGTCGGGCTTTCCGCCGGCGGCGTGCTGAAGCCGGAAATGCTCAAGACCATGAATGAGCGCCCGCTGATCATGGCGCTGGCCAACCCGACCCCGGAGATCATGCCCGACCTCGCCCGCGAGGCGCGCCCCGACGCGATGATCTGCACCGGCCGCTCGGACTTCCCGAACCAGGTCAATAATGTCCTGTGCTTCCCCTTCATCTTCCGTGGCGCGCTGGATGCGGGGGCGACCACGATCAATGAAGAGATGAAGATCGCGGCGGTGCACGCCATTGCCGAGCTGGCGCGCGAGACGCCCTCCGATGTGGTGGCGCGCGCCTATGGCGGCGAGACGCCGGTGTTCGGCGCGACGTCGCTGATTCCCTCGCCCTTCGATCCGCGCCTGATCCTGCGCGTGGCGCCGGCGGTGGCGAAGGCGGCGATGGATTCGGGCGTTGCCAAGCGCCCGATCGCCGATTTCGACGTCTATCGCGAGGAGCTGGACCGCTTCGTGTTCCGCTCCGGCCTGGTGATGAAGCCGATCTTCACCCTCGCCAAGCAGTCGCCCAAGCGGGTGATCTACGCCGAGGGCGAGGACGAGCGCATCCTGCGGGCGGCGCAGGTCGTGGTGGAGGAGGGCATTGCCCGCCCGATCCTGATCGGCCGTCCCTCGGTGGTGGATACGCGTCTGGAGCGCTTCGGCCTTTCGATCCGGCCGGGTGTCGACTTCGACCTCATCAACCCGGAAGACGACCCGCGCTACCGCGACTACGTGCAGACCTATGTCGAGCTGGCGGGCCGTCGCGGCGTGACGCCGGAACTGGCGCGCACGCTGGTGCGCACCACGCCGACCGTGATCGCCGCGCTGGCGGTGGTGCGCGGGGACGCCGACACCATGCTCTGCGGCGTGGAGGGCCGGTTCATCCGCCACCTGCGCCATATCCGCACCATCATCGGCCTGGCGCCGGGGGTGCGCGACGTCGCCGCGCTGTCGATGCTGCTGACGCAGAAGGGTGCGTTCTTCCTGTGCGACACCCAGGTCACGCCCGAGCCCTCGGCCGACGATCTCGCCGAAATGGCCCAGCTCGCCGCCGCCCATGTGCGCCGCTTCGGCATCGAGCCGCGCGTGGCGCTGCTGTCGCATTCCGACTTCGGCAGCCGCGACGACCAGAGCGCCACCAAGATGCGCCGTACGCTCGACCTCATTCTTGAGCGTTCGCCGGGGCTGATGGTCGATGGCGAGATGGAAGGCGACAGCGCGCTGATGCAGGAGATGCGCGATCGCGTGATGCCCGGCAGCCGGCTGCAGGGGGTCGCCAACATCCTGGTGATGCCCAATCTCGACGCCGCCAACATCAGCTACCAGATGGTGAAGGTGTTCGGCGACGCGCTGCCGGTCGGGCCGATCCTGCTCGGCACGGGGCGGCCCGCGCATGTGCTGACCCCTTCGGTGACCGCGCGCGGCGTGGTCAACATGACGGCGATCGCGGTGGTCGAGGCGCAGGGCTGCTGA
- the aspS gene encoding aspartate--tRNA ligase: MHRYRTHTCGALRASDVGETARLSGWCHRIRDHGGVLFIDLRDHYGLTQVVIDPDSPAFKQAETVRAEWVIRVDGRVRARPAGTENPELPTGQIEMYCTEMEVLGPSAELPLPVFGDVEYPEETRLRYRFLDLRREKLHKNIMMRGAIIDAMRSKMKGQGFFEFQTPILTASSPEGARDFLVPSRIHAGKFYALPQAPQQYKQLIMMSGFDRYFQIAPCFRDEDPRADRLPGEFYQLDLEMSFVEQEDVFQAVEPVITGVFEQFADGKPVTKNWPRIPYAESMRKYGTDKPDLRNPLEMQDVSEHFRGSGFKVFARMLEDPKNQVWAIPGPTGGSRAFCDRMNSWAQGEGQPGLGYIMWREGNEGAGPLANNIGPERTEAIRAQLGLGAGDAAFFVAGNPEKFVKFAGAARTKVGEELKLVDFDRYELAWIVDFPFYEWSEEDKKVDFSHNPFSMPQGGLEALNGQDPLTIKAFQYDIACNGYEIASGGIRNHRPEAMVKAFEIAGYDEATVQERFGGLYRAFQYGAPPHGGMAAGVDRIVMLLCGTTNLREISIFPMNQQAQDILMGAPNEASPKQLRELHIRTNLPEK, encoded by the coding sequence ATGCACCGCTATCGCACGCACACCTGCGGAGCCCTTCGCGCGAGCGATGTTGGCGAGACCGCCCGGCTTTCGGGATGGTGTCACCGCATCCGTGACCATGGTGGCGTGCTGTTCATCGACCTTCGCGACCATTACGGCCTGACCCAGGTCGTCATCGACCCCGATAGCCCGGCCTTCAAGCAGGCCGAGACCGTGCGCGCCGAATGGGTGATCCGCGTCGATGGCCGCGTGCGCGCGCGCCCTGCCGGCACCGAGAACCCGGAGCTGCCGACGGGCCAGATCGAGATGTACTGCACCGAGATGGAAGTGCTCGGCCCCTCCGCCGAGCTGCCGCTGCCGGTGTTCGGCGATGTGGAGTACCCGGAGGAGACGCGGCTGCGCTACCGCTTCCTCGACCTGCGCCGCGAGAAGCTGCACAAGAACATCATGATGCGCGGCGCCATCATCGACGCCATGCGCTCGAAGATGAAGGGGCAGGGCTTCTTCGAGTTCCAGACCCCGATCCTCACCGCGTCCTCGCCGGAGGGCGCGCGCGACTTCCTGGTGCCGAGCCGTATCCATGCCGGCAAGTTCTACGCCCTGCCGCAGGCGCCCCAGCAGTACAAGCAGCTGATCATGATGAGCGGCTTCGACCGCTACTTCCAGATCGCGCCCTGCTTCCGCGACGAGGACCCGCGCGCCGACCGCCTGCCGGGCGAGTTCTACCAGCTCGACCTGGAAATGAGCTTCGTCGAGCAGGAAGACGTCTTCCAGGCCGTGGAGCCGGTGATCACCGGCGTGTTCGAGCAGTTTGCCGACGGCAAGCCGGTGACCAAGAACTGGCCGCGCATTCCCTATGCGGAATCGATGCGCAAATACGGCACCGACAAGCCGGACCTGCGCAACCCGCTGGAAATGCAGGACGTTTCCGAGCATTTCCGCGGCTCCGGCTTCAAGGTGTTCGCGCGCATGCTCGAAGACCCCAAGAACCAGGTGTGGGCGATCCCCGGCCCGACCGGTGGCTCACGCGCCTTCTGCGACCGCATGAACTCGTGGGCGCAGGGCGAGGGCCAGCCGGGTCTGGGCTACATCATGTGGCGCGAGGGCAATGAGGGCGCCGGCCCGCTTGCCAACAATATCGGCCCCGAGCGCACCGAGGCGATCCGCGCGCAGCTTGGGCTGGGTGCGGGCGACGCCGCGTTCTTTGTCGCCGGCAATCCGGAGAAGTTCGTCAAGTTCGCGGGAGCCGCGCGTACCAAGGTGGGCGAGGAGCTGAAGCTGGTCGATTTCGACCGCTACGAGCTGGCCTGGATCGTCGACTTCCCGTTCTACGAATGGTCGGAAGAGGACAAGAAGGTCGACTTCTCCCACAACCCGTTCTCCATGCCGCAGGGCGGGCTTGAGGCGCTAAACGGGCAGGATCCGCTGACCATCAAGGCGTTCCAGTACGACATCGCCTGCAACGGCTACGAGATCGCGTCGGGCGGCATCCGCAACCACCGTCCCGAGGCGATGGTGAAGGCGTTCGAGATCGCCGGCTATGATGAAGCGACCGTGCAGGAGCGCTTCGGCGGCCTCTACCGCGCGTTCCAGTACGGCGCCCCGCCCCATGGCGGCATGGCGGCGGGTGTGGACCGCATCGTGATGCTGCTGTGCGGCACCACGAATTTGCGCGAGATCTCGATCTTCCCGATGAACCAGCAGGCGCAGGACATTCTGATGGGGGCGCCGAACGAGGCGAGCCCGAAGCAGCTGCGCGAGCTGCACATCCGCACCAACCTCCCGGAAAAGTAG
- a CDS encoding DUF992 domain-containing protein produces the protein MKMTIFALAAATLVGALTPAAAADRVKVGVLVCNAGSSIGMIIESKQELKCTYTPSDNSATQHYAGSIKNIGLDLGVTGGGVMTWGVLAVDKGIEAGSLAGEYKGVSGNVALGVGVGANILVGGKNSYALNPVSVEGNVGASLALGVSGLSLRYVP, from the coding sequence ATGAAGATGACGATTTTCGCGCTCGCCGCCGCCACGCTGGTGGGCGCGCTGACGCCCGCCGCGGCCGCGGACCGCGTAAAGGTCGGCGTGCTGGTCTGCAATGCTGGCTCCAGCATCGGCATGATCATCGAATCCAAGCAGGAGCTTAAGTGCACCTACACGCCGTCCGACAATAGCGCCACGCAGCACTATGCCGGCTCCATCAAGAACATCGGTCTCGATCTCGGCGTCACCGGCGGCGGCGTGATGACCTGGGGCGTGCTGGCGGTCGACAAGGGTATCGAGGCTGGCTCGCTGGCCGGTGAATACAAGGGCGTGTCCGGCAACGTGGCGCTCGGCGTCGGCGTCGGCGCCAACATTCTGGTCGGCGGCAAGAATTCCTATGCGCTGAACCCGGTTTCGGTGGAAGGCAATGTGGGCGCTTCACTCGCGCTCGGCGTCTCCGGCCTGAGCCTGCGCTACGTGCCGTGA